A genomic region of Melopsittacus undulatus isolate bMelUnd1 chromosome 5, bMelUnd1.mat.Z, whole genome shotgun sequence contains the following coding sequences:
- the ABHD18 gene encoding protein ABHD18 isoform X1 produces MGVSKLDVLYRKLLLTKLFIRGWGKPEDLKRIFEFRKIIGNREKCQTLVSKDYPVFIDKVEEQSDCKILEGHFISPLAHYVPGILPVESLIARFQFIIPRRWNSKHRPVCIHLAGTGDHHFWRRRTLMARPMIKEACMASLLLENPYYGCRKPKDQLRSCLKNVSDLFVMGGALVLESAALLHWLEREGYGPLGMTGISMGGHMASLAVTNWPKPLPLIPCLSWSTASAVFTTGVLSKAVNWRELEKQYFTQTVYEEEIIQMLEYCGTDSFKIGQDFVKNFPDSVDSLKDVDMTSRMFNLDSSSKTVSKEAVHSFTTSTLSASSERLLAQDAPKMQCINQTFSTSSNSNKNLTSSQEHRITKRRKSDTLQRESLRFMKGVMDECTHVANFSVPVDPSLIIVVQAKEDAYIPRTGVRSLQEIWPGCEIRYLDGGHVSAYLFKQGLFRQAIYDAFDRFLQKYAV; encoded by the exons ATGGGTGTAAGTAAATTAGATGTCTTGTACAGAAAGCTTCTCCTTACCAAACTTTTCATCAGAGGATGGGGAAAGCCAGAGGATCTGAAAAG AATATTTGAATTCAGAAAAATTAttggaaacagggaaaaatgccAGACGCTGGTTTCAAAAGATTACCCAGTGTTCATTGACAAG GTGGAGGAGCAATCTGACTGTAAAATCCTTGAGGGGCACTTTATTTCCCCATTGGCTCATTATGTCCCAGGTATCCTGCCAGTTGAATCTCTTATAGCAAG ATTTCAGTTCATCATACCCAGAAGATGGAACAGCAAGCACAGACCTGTTTGCATTCATTTAGCAGGCACTGGAGATCAT CATTTCTGGAGGAGACGCACACTAATGGCACGCCCAATGATTAAAGAAGCCTGTATGGCTTCCCTATTGCTAGAAAACCCTTATT ATGGCTGTAGAAAACCTAAGGATCAATT ACGGTCATGTTTAAAAAATGTCTCGGACCTGTTTGTGATGGGAGGAGCTCTTGTTCTAGAGTCGGCAGCTCTTTTGCACTGGCTAGAGAGAGAAGGCTATGGACCACTAGGGATGACTGGAATATCCATGGGAGGACAT ATGGCTTCACTGGCAGTGACGAACTGGCCTAAACCATTGCCACTGATTCCATGTCTTTCCTGGTCAACAGCTTCTGCAGTCTTTACTACG GGTGTGCTGAGCAAGGCAGTGAACTGGAGAGAGCTAgagaaacagtattttacaCAAACTGtttatgaagaagaaatcaTTCAAATGCTTGAATACTGTGGA ACAGATTCCTTCAAGATAGGACAAGACTTTGTGAAAAACTTCCCCGACAGTGTGGACAGTCTGAAGGATGTGGACATGACTTCAAGAATGTTTAACCTTGATTCCTCAAGCAAAACTGTGTCTAAAGAAGCTGTTCACAGTTTTACCACAAGTACTCTAAGTGCCTCATCAGAAAGACTCTTAGCACAAGATGCTCCTAAAATGCAGTGCATAAATCAAACATTTTCAACCAGTAGCAATAGCAATAAAAACTTAACCAGTTCACAAGAACACAGGATaactaaaaggagaaagagtGACACTTTACAGAGAGAATCCTTAAGGTTCATGAAAGGAGTAATGGATGAATGTACCCATGTAGCTAATTTCTCAG ttcCAGTTGACCCAAGTTTAATCATAGTTGTACAAGCAAAGGAGGATGCATATATTCCTCGAACTGGGGTGCGCAGTCTTCAAGAAATCTGGCCTGGATGTGAAATTAGGTATCTGGATGGAGGTCATGTCAGTGCCTACCTCTTCAAGCAAGGACTCTTCAG ACAAGCAATTTATGATGCATTTGACCgctttcttcagaaatatgCAGTTTAA
- the ABHD18 gene encoding protein ABHD18 isoform X2 produces MGVSKLDVLYRKLLLTKLFIRGWGKPEDLKRIFEFRKIIGNREKCQTLVSKDYPVFIDKVEEQSDCKILEGHFISPLAHYVPGILPVESLIARFQFIIPRRWNSKHRPVCIHLAGTGDHHFWRRRTLMARPMIKEACMASLLLENPYYGCRKPKDQLRSCLKNVSDLFVMGGALVLESAALLHWLEREGYGPLGMTGISMGGHMASLAVTNWPKPLPLIPCLSWSTASAVFTTTDSFKIGQDFVKNFPDSVDSLKDVDMTSRMFNLDSSSKTVSKEAVHSFTTSTLSASSERLLAQDAPKMQCINQTFSTSSNSNKNLTSSQEHRITKRRKSDTLQRESLRFMKGVMDECTHVANFSVPVDPSLIIVVQAKEDAYIPRTGVRSLQEIWPGCEIRYLDGGHVSAYLFKQGLFRQAIYDAFDRFLQKYAV; encoded by the exons ATGGGTGTAAGTAAATTAGATGTCTTGTACAGAAAGCTTCTCCTTACCAAACTTTTCATCAGAGGATGGGGAAAGCCAGAGGATCTGAAAAG AATATTTGAATTCAGAAAAATTAttggaaacagggaaaaatgccAGACGCTGGTTTCAAAAGATTACCCAGTGTTCATTGACAAG GTGGAGGAGCAATCTGACTGTAAAATCCTTGAGGGGCACTTTATTTCCCCATTGGCTCATTATGTCCCAGGTATCCTGCCAGTTGAATCTCTTATAGCAAG ATTTCAGTTCATCATACCCAGAAGATGGAACAGCAAGCACAGACCTGTTTGCATTCATTTAGCAGGCACTGGAGATCAT CATTTCTGGAGGAGACGCACACTAATGGCACGCCCAATGATTAAAGAAGCCTGTATGGCTTCCCTATTGCTAGAAAACCCTTATT ATGGCTGTAGAAAACCTAAGGATCAATT ACGGTCATGTTTAAAAAATGTCTCGGACCTGTTTGTGATGGGAGGAGCTCTTGTTCTAGAGTCGGCAGCTCTTTTGCACTGGCTAGAGAGAGAAGGCTATGGACCACTAGGGATGACTGGAATATCCATGGGAGGACAT ATGGCTTCACTGGCAGTGACGAACTGGCCTAAACCATTGCCACTGATTCCATGTCTTTCCTGGTCAACAGCTTCTGCAGTCTTTACTACG ACAGATTCCTTCAAGATAGGACAAGACTTTGTGAAAAACTTCCCCGACAGTGTGGACAGTCTGAAGGATGTGGACATGACTTCAAGAATGTTTAACCTTGATTCCTCAAGCAAAACTGTGTCTAAAGAAGCTGTTCACAGTTTTACCACAAGTACTCTAAGTGCCTCATCAGAAAGACTCTTAGCACAAGATGCTCCTAAAATGCAGTGCATAAATCAAACATTTTCAACCAGTAGCAATAGCAATAAAAACTTAACCAGTTCACAAGAACACAGGATaactaaaaggagaaagagtGACACTTTACAGAGAGAATCCTTAAGGTTCATGAAAGGAGTAATGGATGAATGTACCCATGTAGCTAATTTCTCAG ttcCAGTTGACCCAAGTTTAATCATAGTTGTACAAGCAAAGGAGGATGCATATATTCCTCGAACTGGGGTGCGCAGTCTTCAAGAAATCTGGCCTGGATGTGAAATTAGGTATCTGGATGGAGGTCATGTCAGTGCCTACCTCTTCAAGCAAGGACTCTTCAG ACAAGCAATTTATGATGCATTTGACCgctttcttcagaaatatgCAGTTTAA
- the ABHD18 gene encoding protein ABHD18 isoform X3, translated as MRFQFIIPRRWNSKHRPVCIHLAGTGDHHFWRRRTLMARPMIKEACMASLLLENPYYGCRKPKDQLRSCLKNVSDLFVMGGALVLESAALLHWLEREGYGPLGMTGISMGGHMASLAVTNWPKPLPLIPCLSWSTASAVFTTGVLSKAVNWRELEKQYFTQTVYEEEIIQMLEYCGTDSFKIGQDFVKNFPDSVDSLKDVDMTSRMFNLDSSSKTVSKEAVHSFTTSTLSASSERLLAQDAPKMQCINQTFSTSSNSNKNLTSSQEHRITKRRKSDTLQRESLRFMKGVMDECTHVANFSVPVDPSLIIVVQAKEDAYIPRTGVRSLQEIWPGCEIRYLDGGHVSAYLFKQGLFRQAIYDAFDRFLQKYAV; from the exons ATGAg ATTTCAGTTCATCATACCCAGAAGATGGAACAGCAAGCACAGACCTGTTTGCATTCATTTAGCAGGCACTGGAGATCAT CATTTCTGGAGGAGACGCACACTAATGGCACGCCCAATGATTAAAGAAGCCTGTATGGCTTCCCTATTGCTAGAAAACCCTTATT ATGGCTGTAGAAAACCTAAGGATCAATT ACGGTCATGTTTAAAAAATGTCTCGGACCTGTTTGTGATGGGAGGAGCTCTTGTTCTAGAGTCGGCAGCTCTTTTGCACTGGCTAGAGAGAGAAGGCTATGGACCACTAGGGATGACTGGAATATCCATGGGAGGACAT ATGGCTTCACTGGCAGTGACGAACTGGCCTAAACCATTGCCACTGATTCCATGTCTTTCCTGGTCAACAGCTTCTGCAGTCTTTACTACG GGTGTGCTGAGCAAGGCAGTGAACTGGAGAGAGCTAgagaaacagtattttacaCAAACTGtttatgaagaagaaatcaTTCAAATGCTTGAATACTGTGGA ACAGATTCCTTCAAGATAGGACAAGACTTTGTGAAAAACTTCCCCGACAGTGTGGACAGTCTGAAGGATGTGGACATGACTTCAAGAATGTTTAACCTTGATTCCTCAAGCAAAACTGTGTCTAAAGAAGCTGTTCACAGTTTTACCACAAGTACTCTAAGTGCCTCATCAGAAAGACTCTTAGCACAAGATGCTCCTAAAATGCAGTGCATAAATCAAACATTTTCAACCAGTAGCAATAGCAATAAAAACTTAACCAGTTCACAAGAACACAGGATaactaaaaggagaaagagtGACACTTTACAGAGAGAATCCTTAAGGTTCATGAAAGGAGTAATGGATGAATGTACCCATGTAGCTAATTTCTCAG ttcCAGTTGACCCAAGTTTAATCATAGTTGTACAAGCAAAGGAGGATGCATATATTCCTCGAACTGGGGTGCGCAGTCTTCAAGAAATCTGGCCTGGATGTGAAATTAGGTATCTGGATGGAGGTCATGTCAGTGCCTACCTCTTCAAGCAAGGACTCTTCAG ACAAGCAATTTATGATGCATTTGACCgctttcttcagaaatatgCAGTTTAA